In a genomic window of Paraburkholderia phenazinium:
- a CDS encoding VOC family protein: MSFSIDSIDHIVLNVADVEASAEWYVRVLGMQRIDFDSRTGVRVAVHFGVHKINLRPKDADTVAWFTGAAPVPGSADLCFVTQASPESVKAHWLAQGVAIEAGPTARSGARGPMTSVYCRDPDGNLIEVATYP, translated from the coding sequence ATGAGCTTCTCGATAGACAGCATCGACCACATCGTTCTGAACGTAGCGGATGTGGAAGCCAGTGCCGAATGGTATGTGCGTGTGCTGGGCATGCAACGCATCGATTTCGATTCGCGCACCGGCGTGCGGGTCGCCGTGCATTTCGGCGTCCACAAGATCAATCTGCGGCCGAAGGATGCGGATACGGTGGCGTGGTTCACCGGCGCGGCGCCGGTACCGGGCAGTGCGGATCTCTGCTTCGTGACTCAGGCGAGTCCGGAGTCAGTCAAGGCGCATTGGCTCGCGCAAGGTGTCGCGATCGAAGCGGGCCCAACTGCGCGATCCGGCGCACGTGGCCCGATGACCTCGGTCTATTGCCGCGACCCGGATGGCAATCTGATCGAGGTGGCTACGTATCCTTGA
- a CDS encoding DeoR/GlpR family DNA-binding transcription regulator — MLKTDRLRALADALARQNVMRLRDAAALLGVSEMTVRRDVAASPGQFTYLGGYIVSATDVPNTAGYSLEQEKDHFAQAKAEASAFAAKLIADNETLFIDCGTTLTTLARLIPAERHVTVVCYSLNVAEILRRKPNVRMILLGGVYVPSSDSFAGEESIEMLRRMGINKAFISAGGVDQARGVTCWNFHEVALKQAAMASAVERHLVVDTSKFGAVKAVRFSQVDDFDSIITEKGQELRQRK, encoded by the coding sequence ATGCTGAAAACTGATCGCCTTCGCGCGCTCGCCGATGCGCTGGCGAGACAAAACGTGATGCGTCTGCGCGACGCGGCCGCGCTGCTCGGGGTGTCGGAAATGACAGTGCGCCGCGACGTCGCCGCGAGTCCGGGGCAGTTCACTTATCTCGGCGGCTACATCGTCAGCGCGACGGATGTGCCGAACACCGCCGGCTATTCGCTGGAGCAGGAAAAAGATCACTTCGCGCAAGCCAAGGCCGAGGCCTCGGCATTCGCCGCCAAGCTCATCGCCGACAACGAAACGCTCTTCATCGATTGCGGCACCACGCTCACCACACTGGCCCGGCTGATTCCCGCCGAGCGGCATGTCACCGTGGTCTGCTATTCGCTGAACGTCGCGGAAATCCTGCGGCGCAAGCCCAACGTACGCATGATCCTGCTCGGCGGGGTCTACGTGCCGTCATCGGATTCGTTCGCGGGGGAAGAGAGCATCGAAATGCTGCGCCGGATGGGCATCAACAAGGCCTTCATTTCGGCGGGTGGGGTGGACCAGGCGCGTGGTGTCACCTGCTGGAATTTCCATGAGGTCGCGCTCAAGCAGGCGGCCATGGCGAGCGCCGTCGAACGGCATCTGGTAGTCGATACCAGCAAGTTCGGCGCGGTCAAAGCCGTCCGTTTCTCGCAGGTCGACGATTTCGATTCGATCATCACCGAGAAAGGCCAGGAGTTGCGCCAGCGCAAGTGA